The genomic stretch CTGCAATCTCAGGATTTTTATGTAGGAAATTATCTAATTTATTTTTTAAGAAATCAATGATAAAAGTACGCACAGTCGGACCGTTTGGTCCCATATCACTCGAACCTAATTTTGTTTTGGTCTGAGATTCGAAAACAGGTTCTTCAACATTGATGGAGATGGCAGCAACAATCGATTTTCTTACATCGGATGCATCAAAAGTTTTATTGAAAAATTCACGAATTGTTTTTACATACGCTTCACGGAAAGCATTCAGATGCGTTCCACCCTGTGTTGTATTTTGTCCGTTAACAAATGAGAAATAAGTTTCTGTCTGCGATTTATCGGTGTGCGTAATCGCAACTTCAATATCATTATCTTTCAAATGAACAATCGGGTATAAGGTGTCACTTTCCAGCTCTTCTTCCAACAAATCCTTTAATCCGTTTTCTGAAAAGAACGTTTCGCCGTTAAAAAGAATTTTTAATCCGGGATTCAGATATGCATAGTTGCGGAGCATTCTTTCGATATACTCTTTTCTGTATTTAAAATGAAGAAAAATATCTGCATCTGGAATAAAAGAAATTTCGGTTCCGTTTCTGTCTGAAGTTTCTTTTTCATCGTGTTCTTCAGTGATTATACCTCTGGAAAACTCTGCAATCTTCATTCTTCCTTCACGGAAAGACCGTACGCGGAAATAATCTGAAAGTGCATTTACAGCTTTTGTACCGACACCATTCAGTCCGACAGATTTTTTGAAGGCCTTGCTGTCATATTTACCACCGGTATTCATTTTTGAAACAGCATCAACTACTTTTCCAAGAGGGATCCCACGACCAAAATCACGAATCGTGACTTTTCCGTCATCCACTTTTATTTCGATTCTTTTACCGGATTTCATTCTGAATTCATCGATCGAGTTATCCAGAATTTCTTTCAGTAAAATATAAATACCATCATCAGCAGACGAGCCATCGCCAAGCTTCCCGATATACATACCGGGACGCAAACGGATGTGTTCCTGCCAATCGAGGGTTCTGATATTATCTTCGGAATAGATAGGTTGTATTTCTTGTGACATATATTATTTCAGCAAACATACAAAAGTACGAAAATGGACAAAAATATCCGAATTTTTCAGTTCCTATTTATTAACATTTTAGTTAAATTTTAATAGTACAATCACACATTTATTGAAATTTAAATCAGAAATATTGAAAATTTGATCTAATTTAGATTTTTAAAGATTTTTAAATGATACAACTTCTTTCTTCAAAACTTCCCAATGTTGGAACCACCATATTTACCCAAATGTCTCAACTGGCCAATCAACATCAAGCCATCAATCTATCACAGGGATTTCCTGATTTTTCGACTGATTCTGAATTACTTGATTTAGCGAATAATTTCATTCAAAAAGGATTCAACCAATACGCTCCTTTAGGAGGAATCATGGGTTTAAAAGAAGAAATTGCAAGAAAAATAGAGAACAGCCACCAAGCAATTTATCATCCCGAAACTGAAATCACCATCACAGCAGGCGGAACCCAGGCGATCTTTACAGCAATTGCGACCTTTGTAAAGGAAAATGATGAAGTAATAATTTTCGAACCGGCTTATGATTGTTATGAACCTACCGTTGAACTTTTTGGTGGAATTGTAAAACGCTTTCAAATGAAAGCTCCCGATTACGAAATCGATTGGAATGTTGTAAAAAAACTGGTTTCAGAAAAAACAAAAATGATTATTCTGAATAATCCGAACAATCCTTCCGGGAAGATTTTAAAAGAAAATGACATTGAGGAGTTAATTAAAATCGTAAAAGACACTAATATTTTAATTTTGAGCGATGAAGTGTATGAAAATATTGTTTTTGACGGTAACGAACATTTAAGCATTTGTAAATATCCTGAGCTTAAAGAAAGAAGTCTTTTAGTAGCCTCTTTCGGGAAATTATTCCACATCACAGGTTGGAAAATCGGATATTGTGCCGCCCCAAAAGCTCTGACTGATGAGTTTAGGAAAGTACATCAGTTCAATATTTTCTGCGTTAATACTCCACTTCAAATGGCTTTGGCAGAGTACATGAAAAATGACGAGCATTACAATCAACTAAGTCAATTTTTTCAGGAGAAGAGAGATTTTTTAAGACAAGGTTTAGCCCAAACTTCATTTGAACTTCTCGATTGTGAAGGAACTTATTTTCAGGCTTTGAAATATGGCAAAATTTCAGATAAAAATGATTTTGATTTCGCAACTGAATTAACGATTAATCACAAAGTGGCAAGTATTCCATTTTCTGCTTTTTATAAAGATAAGCTGAATGAAAATGTGATCAGATTGTGCTTTGCAAAAAAGAATGAAACCCTGGAAAAGGCTATTGAAAATTTAGCTAAACTTTAAAATAAATCTCTCGCAGATTAAACAGATTAGGTAAAGATCTGCTCAATCTGCGAGAGGAAATAAATTATTTTTAAAAGAACATTCCGCCGGAAGCTTCAATTCTTTGTGCAGTGATCCAACCCGCATCGTCGGTACACAAAAATGCTACCACTCCACCGATATCATCCGGCAAACCAGCTCTGCCTAAAGCAGTATTTCCGGCAATCATAGAGTTCACATTTTCATCATCTCTTGTTCTTCCGCCACCAAAATCAGTTTCAATTGCTCCCGGAGCGACTACATTCGCTTTTATTTTTCTTGGCCCTAATTCTTTCGCCATATAGTTGGTCAACATTTCAACACCCGCTTTCAATGAGCCATAAACAGACGATCCCGGCAAAGCAAATCTTGCTAAACCTGAAGAAACATTTATAATTCCTCCTCCATCATTGATGAATGGCAAAAATTTCTGAGTTAAAAAGAAAACTCCTTTGAAGTGAATATCAACCATCTCATCAAGTTGGTCTTCTGTAGTCTCAGCAATCGGAGAATACAATGCTGTTCCTGCATTATTTACCAGATAATCTAAATTTTTGCTTCCTGTATTTTCCTCCAAATGATCTGTCACTTTTTTGATAAATTCATCAAAGCTTTTTGTATTTCTCGTATCCAATTGATAAGCGATCGCTTTTTGACCTAAAGCCTGAATTTCTGCGACAACATTTTCAGCTTCTTCCTTATTACTATGATACGTAATGATTACGTCCAATCCTTTTTTAGCAATTTTTAACGCTGAATTTTTACCTAAACCTCTACTTCCGCCTGTTACAAGGGCAATTTTTGTTCTGTTATTCATAATTTGATTTTTTGATGTTACAAAGTTGAGTCAATTTCAGCCTTTAAGATTTACTTCAATCAATCTGAAATTTGCAAAATTCAAATCAGGTACGAAATTCTATTGGTGCAAATGAAGTTTTTCGTTTAAAGAAATTAGAGAAGTGAGCAACCTCTTCAAAACCTAAAGCATAAGAAATTTCAGAAATATTCCAGTTGGTTTGTTTTAATAATATTTTAGCTTCCTGAATCAATCGATCTGCAATAAATTCTGTAGTTGTTTTCCCGGTTTTTTCTTTAACATTTTTATTTAAA from Chryseobacterium indoltheticum encodes the following:
- a CDS encoding DNA topoisomerase IV subunit B, whose amino-acid sequence is MSQEIQPIYSEDNIRTLDWQEHIRLRPGMYIGKLGDGSSADDGIYILLKEILDNSIDEFRMKSGKRIEIKVDDGKVTIRDFGRGIPLGKVVDAVSKMNTGGKYDSKAFKKSVGLNGVGTKAVNALSDYFRVRSFREGRMKIAEFSRGIITEEHDEKETSDRNGTEISFIPDADIFLHFKYRKEYIERMLRNYAYLNPGLKILFNGETFFSENGLKDLLEEELESDTLYPIVHLKDNDIEVAITHTDKSQTETYFSFVNGQNTTQGGTHLNAFREAYVKTIREFFNKTFDASDVRKSIVAAISINVEEPVFESQTKTKLGSSDMGPNGPTVRTFIIDFLKNKLDNFLHKNPEIAEAIQRKILISERERKELSGIQKLARERAKKVSLHNKKLRDCRQHYNDQKAERKAETQIFITEGDSASGSITKSRDVETQAVFSLKGKPLNCYGLTKKVVYENEEFNLLQAALNIEESLEDLRYNQVIIATDADVDGMHIRLLMITFFLQFFPDVIKNGHLYILQTPLFRVRNKKETRYCYSEQERVKALNELGKNPEITRFKGLGEISPDEFKHFIGKDIRLEPVVIGKDQTIEQILEFYMGKNTPDRQVFILENLVVEDQDINKKEVLDEVEL
- a CDS encoding methionine aminotransferase yields the protein MIQLLSSKLPNVGTTIFTQMSQLANQHQAINLSQGFPDFSTDSELLDLANNFIQKGFNQYAPLGGIMGLKEEIARKIENSHQAIYHPETEITITAGGTQAIFTAIATFVKENDEVIIFEPAYDCYEPTVELFGGIVKRFQMKAPDYEIDWNVVKKLVSEKTKMIILNNPNNPSGKILKENDIEELIKIVKDTNILILSDEVYENIVFDGNEHLSICKYPELKERSLLVASFGKLFHITGWKIGYCAAPKALTDEFRKVHQFNIFCVNTPLQMALAEYMKNDEHYNQLSQFFQEKRDFLRQGLAQTSFELLDCEGTYFQALKYGKISDKNDFDFATELTINHKVASIPFSAFYKDKLNENVIRLCFAKKNETLEKAIENLAKL
- a CDS encoding SDR family NAD(P)-dependent oxidoreductase — encoded protein: MNNRTKIALVTGGSRGLGKNSALKIAKKGLDVIITYHSNKEEAENVVAEIQALGQKAIAYQLDTRNTKSFDEFIKKVTDHLEENTGSKNLDYLVNNAGTALYSPIAETTEDQLDEMVDIHFKGVFFLTQKFLPFINDGGGIINVSSGLARFALPGSSVYGSLKAGVEMLTNYMAKELGPRKIKANVVAPGAIETDFGGGRTRDDENVNSMIAGNTALGRAGLPDDIGGVVAFLCTDDAGWITAQRIEASGGMFF